Proteins from a genomic interval of Zingiber officinale cultivar Zhangliang chromosome 1B, Zo_v1.1, whole genome shotgun sequence:
- the LOC121971731 gene encoding peroxisomal membrane protein 11-4-like — protein sequence MNDTVDKLVVFLAKRDGIDKLVKTFQYVSKLVHWQAEASRPDLARRAKSWEVASGLSRKAFRSGRFLTGFNALRRSPGSTPLFRFLAVFANAGEMVYFFFDHFLWLSRVGVLDAGLARRMSYVSAFGEALGYVFFVAMDAIMIKKGLAEEATAAKEEEVRRIRGDRMMRLMAVAANLADFVIAVADIEPNPFCNHAVTLGISGLVSAWAGWYRNWPS from the coding sequence ATGAACGACACCGTCGACAAGCTCGTCGTCTTCCTCGCGAAGCGCGACGGCATCGACAAGCTAGTCAAGACCTTCCAGTACGTCTCCAAGCTCGTGCATTGGCAGGCGGAGGCCTCCCGGCCGGACCTCGCCCGCCGCGCCAAGAGCTGGGAGGTCGCCTCCGGCCTCAGCCGCAAGGCCTTCCGCTCCGGCCGCTTCCTCACAGGTTTCAACGCCCTCCGGCGCAGCCCGGGGAGCACCCCGCTGTTCCGCTTCCTCGCTGTCTTTGCCAACGCCGGCGAGATGGTCTACTTCTTCTTCGATCACTTCCTCTGGCTCTCGCGTGTCGGGGTGCTTGACGCCGGCCTGGCGCGGCGAATGAGCTACGTCTCGGCCTTCGGTGAGGCGCTGGGATACGTCTTCTTCGTGGCCATGGACGCCATTATGATAAAGAAGGGGTTGGCGGAGGAGGCGACggcggccaaggaggaggaggtgaGGCGGATCAGAGGTGATAGGATGATGAGATTGATGGCGGTAGCGGCCAACCTGGCGGATTTTGTTATTGCGGTGGCAGACATCGAGCCTAATCCTTTCTGCAACCATGCCGTCACGTTGGGTATCAGCGGCTTGGTCTCAGCGTGGGCTGGTTGGTACAGGAACTGGCCCTCATAA